The following are from one region of the Gossypium hirsutum isolate 1008001.06 chromosome D03, Gossypium_hirsutum_v2.1, whole genome shotgun sequence genome:
- the LOC121215530 gene encoding protein FAM91A1 isoform X1, with translation MQHIPSTVEEQLFLKAIKEESPWENLPKRLQANLNSKEEWHRKIIEHCIKKRLQWNTSFARKVCKEGEYYEDMMRYLRRNLALFPYHLAEYVCRVMRVSPFRYYCDMIFEVMKNEQPYDSIPNFSAADALRLTGIGRNEFIDIMNKCRSKKIMWKLNKSIAKELLPTQPVDFQIEPWWGICLVNFTLEEFKKLSEEEMATIDKICKEEANAFILFDPDIVKGLYRRGLVYFDVPVYPDDRFKVSKLEGFISNKEQSYEDPIEELLYAVFVVSSENATVAELASTLQADLSQLQAAASFVCRLGWATKVIDPSSVLQENTSVPPHGVSLADEEETSHRSSTSANVSTDGEAAQQGDVWGTENHGPRSSDTRVAFVVDANITSYLMMGSVSPGLKSHAVTLYEAGKLGHASIADLCKDLSTLEGAKFEGELQEFANHAFSLRCVLECLLSGGVATDNRFVKMADRMGVSASGYDESTMIVDTSLMDVSDQSAANETEVNINGTDNLESSQEDSVLDDSVVPETAGDDRSVTISEDGKPSSEVSKSDQNVQNDEKMIRMEVTDMGKGTFRKKKKYRLDILRCESLAALPKATLDRLFLRDYDIIVSMIPLPHSSVLPGRTGPIHFGPPSHSSMTPWMKLVLYSTVASGPVSVVLMKGQCLRLLPAPLAGCEKALVWSWDDSTIGGLGGKFEGNLVKGSVLLHCLNSLLKYSAVIVQPFSRYDLDGSGKVVTLDIPLPLKNSDGSVAHVRDELGLCVVERSKLNDLLTNLADQIQLWTVGYIRVLRLFKERDMDHFGPDKEIYEWVPLTVEFGMPLFNPKLCKSICERIVSSELLQSDSLTEHHDSMQSIRRMLREVCAEYQATGLAAKLLYQKEQQKDHPKDTKQSKKLMNYASGKWNPLLDPSSPISGMSSERQRLKLASRQRCRTEVLSFDGSILRAYALAPAYEVATRPVEDSTSATTTKVDSDETDSNEVILPGVNLIFDGAELHPFDIAACLQARQPISLIAEAAAASSSFAVK, from the exons ATGCAACACATTCCGTCTACGGTCGAGGAACAGTTGTTTTTGAAAGCAATCAAGGAAGAAAGTCCGTGGGAGAATTTGCCTAAACGGCTTCAAGCCAATCTTAATTCTAAAGAAGAATGGCACAGAAA GATCATTGAGCATTGTATCAAGAAAAGGCTCCAATGGAACACTTCTTTTGCTCGCAAAGTATGTAAAGAAGGCGAATATTATGAGGACATGATGCGTTACTTGCGAAGGAATCTAGCG TTATTCCCTTACCACCTTGCGGAGTATGTTTGCCGTGTCATGAGGGTCTCTCCTTTCCGATATTACTGTGATATGATATTTGAGGTTATGAAAAATG AGCAACCTTATGACAGTATACCAAATTTCAGTGCTGCTGATGCCTTGAGACTTACTGGAATAGGAAGAAAtgaatttattgatatcatgAACAAATGCCGGTCTAAG AAAATTATGTGGAAGCTCAACAAGTCGATTGCAAAAGAGTTGTTACCTACCCAACCTGTGGACTTCCAAATTGAACCTTGGTGGGGAATTTGTCTTGTTAACTTTACTCTAGAAGAGTTTAAG AAACTTTCAGAAGAAGAAATGGCAACAATAGATAAAATCTGCAAAGAAGAAGCTAATGCATTTATCCTGTTTGATCCTGACATTGTAAAAGGTCTTTATCGACGGGGGTTGGTCTATTTTGATGTTCCTGTCTATCCAGATGACCGGTTTAAAG TTTCTAAGCTAGAAGGATTCATTTCAAACAAGGAGCAGTCCTATGAGGATCCTATTGAGGA GTTGCTCTATGCAGTTTTTGTTGTATCAAGTGAGAATGCTACTGTTGCTGAACTGGCATCAACCTTACAAGCGGATCTTAGTCAACTGCAGGCTGCTGCATCTTTTGTTTGTCGCTTGGGATGGGCTACAAAAGTAATTGATCCTTCATCTGTGCTTCAAGAAAATACAAGCGTACCTCCCCATGGTGTCAGCCTTGCAGATGAAGAAGAAACTTCTCACCGTAGTTCAACCTCTGCAAATGTGTCCACCGATGGTGAGGCTGCTCAACAAGGAGATGTTTGGGGGACAGAAAACCACGGGCCTCGTTCTAGCGATACTAGGGTTGCTTTTGTTGTTGATGCTAATATAACATCTTATCTTATGATGGGCTCTGTTTCACCAG GATTGAAATCTCACGCTGTGACGCTATATGAAGCTGGGAAATTAGGCCATGCTAGCATCGCGGATCTTTGCAAAGACTTGAGCACATTGGAGGGAGCAAAATTTGAGGGGGAGTTGCAGGAATTTGCTAACCATGCATTTAGTCTTCGTTGTGTCCTGGAGTGTCTACTATCAGGTGGTGTTGCCACTGATAATAGATTTGTGAAAATGGCTGATAGAATGGGAGTGTCAGCTTCAGGTTATGATGAGTCTACCATGATAGTCGACACTTCACTGATGGATGTATCAGATCAATCTGCTGCTAATGAAACTGAAGTAAACATTAACGGTACCGATAATTTAGAATCATCACAGGAAGATTCTGTTCTGGATGACTCTGTTGTACCTGAAACTGCTGGTGATGACAGATCTGTTACCATATCAGAAGATGGCAAGCCCTCGAGTGAGGTTTCCAAGTCAGATCAGAATGTCCAGAATGATGAGAAAATGATACGGATGGAAGTGACTGACATGGGAAAAGGAACTTTCAGGAAGAAAAAGAAATACCGATTGGATATCCTCCGCTGTGAAAGCTTGGCTGCTTTGCCAAAGGCAACCTTAGATCGGTTATTTCTTCGTGACTATGATATTATTGTGTCTATGATTCCTCTTCCACATTCATCTGTTCTTCCTGGACGAACAGGTCCTATTCATTTTGGTCCTCCCTCTCACTCATCTATGACACCATGGATGAAATTGGTGCTATATTCAACGGTGGCCAGTGGACCCGTATCAGTTGTTCTGATGAAAGGACAATGTCTACGCTTGTTGCCTGCACCATTAGCTGGTTGTGAGAAAGCCCTTGTATGGTCTTGGGATGATTCAACAATTGGAGGCTTAGGTGGAAAGTTTGAAGGAAATTTAGTTAAGGGAAGCGTACTTTTACACTGTTTGAATTCTCTTCTCAAATATTCTGCTGTTATAGTGCAGCCCTTCAGCAGATATGATCTTGATGGTTCTGGAAAAGTTGTTACACTTGACATACCCTTGCCCCTTAAGAATTCTGATGGTTCAGTTGCTCATGTGAGGGATGAGCTAGGACTATGTGTGGTGGAACGTTCAAAATTAAATGATCTATTAACTAATTTGGCTGACCAGATACAGTTGTGGACAGTCGGTTACATTCGAGTGCTAAGACTATTTAAAGAAAGAGATATGGATCATTTTGGCCCGGATAAAGAGATATATGAATGGGTTCCATTGACTGTTGAATTTGGGATGCCACTTTTCAACCCTAAGTTATGCAAGAGTATATGTGAAAGGATTGTCTCGTCTGAGTTACTTCAATCAGACTCACTTACTGAGCATCATGATTCAATGCAAAGCATACGTAGAATGTTGCGTGAGGTTTGTGCAGAGTATCAGGCAACAGGTCTTGCGGCAAAACTTTTGTACCAAAAGGAGCAGCAAAAGGATCATCCGAAGGACACAAAACAATCAAAGAAACTCATGAACTATGCTAGTGGGAAGTGGAACCCACTGCTAGATCCTTCTTCTCCCATTTCTGGAATGTCTAGTGAGCGTCAAAGATTAAAACTTGCCAGTCGCCAGCGTTGTCGGACTGAAGTTTTGAGCTTTGATGGTAGCATTCTTAG AGCATATGCCCTAGCCCCTGCATATGAAGTTGCCACAAGACCTGTTGAAGATTCCACCTCAGCAACCACAACAAAAGTTGATTCTGATGAAACTGACAGCAACGAAGTAATCCTTCCTGGCGTGAACCTTATTTTTGATGGTGCTGAGTTGCATCCCTTTGATATAGCTGCTTGCCTGCAGGCTCGCCAGCCAATTTCCTTAATCGCAGAGGCAGCTGCAGCCTCCTCATCTTTTGCAGTTAAATAG
- the LOC121215530 gene encoding protein FAM91A1 isoform X3, with product MWKLNKSIAKELLPTQPVDFQIEPWWGICLVNFTLEEFKKLSEEEMATIDKICKEEANAFILFDPDIVKGLYRRGLVYFDVPVYPDDRFKVSKLEGFISNKEQSYEDPIEELLYAVFVVSSENATVAELASTLQADLSQLQAAASFVCRLGWATKVIDPSSVLQENTSVPPHGVSLADEEETSHRSSTSANVSTDGEAAQQGDVWGTENHGPRSSDTRVAFVVDANITSYLMMGSVSPGLKSHAVTLYEAGKLGHASIADLCKDLSTLEGAKFEGELQEFANHAFSLRCVLECLLSGGVATDNRFVKMADRMGVSASGYDESTMIVDTSLMDVSDQSAANETEVNINGTDNLESSQEDSVLDDSVVPETAGDDRSVTISEDGKPSSEVSKSDQNVQNDEKMIRMEVTDMGKGTFRKKKKYRLDILRCESLAALPKATLDRLFLRDYDIIVSMIPLPHSSVLPGRTGPIHFGPPSHSSMTPWMKLVLYSTVASGPVSVVLMKGQCLRLLPAPLAGCEKALVWSWDDSTIGGLGGKFEGNLVKGSVLLHCLNSLLKYSAVIVQPFSRYDLDGSGKVVTLDIPLPLKNSDGSVAHVRDELGLCVVERSKLNDLLTNLADQIQLWTVGYIRVLRLFKERDMDHFGPDKEIYEWVPLTVEFGMPLFNPKLCKSICERIVSSELLQSDSLTEHHDSMQSIRRMLREVCAEYQATGLAAKLLYQKEQQKDHPKDTKQSKKLMNYASGKWNPLLDPSSPISGMSSERQRLKLASRQRCRTEVLSFDGSILRAYALAPAYEVATRPVEDSTSATTTKVDSDETDSNEVILPGVNLIFDGAELHPFDIAACLQARQPISLIAEAAAASSSFAVK from the exons ATGTGGAAGCTCAACAAGTCGATTGCAAAAGAGTTGTTACCTACCCAACCTGTGGACTTCCAAATTGAACCTTGGTGGGGAATTTGTCTTGTTAACTTTACTCTAGAAGAGTTTAAG AAACTTTCAGAAGAAGAAATGGCAACAATAGATAAAATCTGCAAAGAAGAAGCTAATGCATTTATCCTGTTTGATCCTGACATTGTAAAAGGTCTTTATCGACGGGGGTTGGTCTATTTTGATGTTCCTGTCTATCCAGATGACCGGTTTAAAG TTTCTAAGCTAGAAGGATTCATTTCAAACAAGGAGCAGTCCTATGAGGATCCTATTGAGGA GTTGCTCTATGCAGTTTTTGTTGTATCAAGTGAGAATGCTACTGTTGCTGAACTGGCATCAACCTTACAAGCGGATCTTAGTCAACTGCAGGCTGCTGCATCTTTTGTTTGTCGCTTGGGATGGGCTACAAAAGTAATTGATCCTTCATCTGTGCTTCAAGAAAATACAAGCGTACCTCCCCATGGTGTCAGCCTTGCAGATGAAGAAGAAACTTCTCACCGTAGTTCAACCTCTGCAAATGTGTCCACCGATGGTGAGGCTGCTCAACAAGGAGATGTTTGGGGGACAGAAAACCACGGGCCTCGTTCTAGCGATACTAGGGTTGCTTTTGTTGTTGATGCTAATATAACATCTTATCTTATGATGGGCTCTGTTTCACCAG GATTGAAATCTCACGCTGTGACGCTATATGAAGCTGGGAAATTAGGCCATGCTAGCATCGCGGATCTTTGCAAAGACTTGAGCACATTGGAGGGAGCAAAATTTGAGGGGGAGTTGCAGGAATTTGCTAACCATGCATTTAGTCTTCGTTGTGTCCTGGAGTGTCTACTATCAGGTGGTGTTGCCACTGATAATAGATTTGTGAAAATGGCTGATAGAATGGGAGTGTCAGCTTCAGGTTATGATGAGTCTACCATGATAGTCGACACTTCACTGATGGATGTATCAGATCAATCTGCTGCTAATGAAACTGAAGTAAACATTAACGGTACCGATAATTTAGAATCATCACAGGAAGATTCTGTTCTGGATGACTCTGTTGTACCTGAAACTGCTGGTGATGACAGATCTGTTACCATATCAGAAGATGGCAAGCCCTCGAGTGAGGTTTCCAAGTCAGATCAGAATGTCCAGAATGATGAGAAAATGATACGGATGGAAGTGACTGACATGGGAAAAGGAACTTTCAGGAAGAAAAAGAAATACCGATTGGATATCCTCCGCTGTGAAAGCTTGGCTGCTTTGCCAAAGGCAACCTTAGATCGGTTATTTCTTCGTGACTATGATATTATTGTGTCTATGATTCCTCTTCCACATTCATCTGTTCTTCCTGGACGAACAGGTCCTATTCATTTTGGTCCTCCCTCTCACTCATCTATGACACCATGGATGAAATTGGTGCTATATTCAACGGTGGCCAGTGGACCCGTATCAGTTGTTCTGATGAAAGGACAATGTCTACGCTTGTTGCCTGCACCATTAGCTGGTTGTGAGAAAGCCCTTGTATGGTCTTGGGATGATTCAACAATTGGAGGCTTAGGTGGAAAGTTTGAAGGAAATTTAGTTAAGGGAAGCGTACTTTTACACTGTTTGAATTCTCTTCTCAAATATTCTGCTGTTATAGTGCAGCCCTTCAGCAGATATGATCTTGATGGTTCTGGAAAAGTTGTTACACTTGACATACCCTTGCCCCTTAAGAATTCTGATGGTTCAGTTGCTCATGTGAGGGATGAGCTAGGACTATGTGTGGTGGAACGTTCAAAATTAAATGATCTATTAACTAATTTGGCTGACCAGATACAGTTGTGGACAGTCGGTTACATTCGAGTGCTAAGACTATTTAAAGAAAGAGATATGGATCATTTTGGCCCGGATAAAGAGATATATGAATGGGTTCCATTGACTGTTGAATTTGGGATGCCACTTTTCAACCCTAAGTTATGCAAGAGTATATGTGAAAGGATTGTCTCGTCTGAGTTACTTCAATCAGACTCACTTACTGAGCATCATGATTCAATGCAAAGCATACGTAGAATGTTGCGTGAGGTTTGTGCAGAGTATCAGGCAACAGGTCTTGCGGCAAAACTTTTGTACCAAAAGGAGCAGCAAAAGGATCATCCGAAGGACACAAAACAATCAAAGAAACTCATGAACTATGCTAGTGGGAAGTGGAACCCACTGCTAGATCCTTCTTCTCCCATTTCTGGAATGTCTAGTGAGCGTCAAAGATTAAAACTTGCCAGTCGCCAGCGTTGTCGGACTGAAGTTTTGAGCTTTGATGGTAGCATTCTTAG AGCATATGCCCTAGCCCCTGCATATGAAGTTGCCACAAGACCTGTTGAAGATTCCACCTCAGCAACCACAACAAAAGTTGATTCTGATGAAACTGACAGCAACGAAGTAATCCTTCCTGGCGTGAACCTTATTTTTGATGGTGCTGAGTTGCATCCCTTTGATATAGCTGCTTGCCTGCAGGCTCGCCAGCCAATTTCCTTAATCGCAGAGGCAGCTGCAGCCTCCTCATCTTTTGCAGTTAAATAG
- the LOC121215530 gene encoding protein FAM91A1 isoform X2, whose translation MNKCRSKKIMWKLNKSIAKELLPTQPVDFQIEPWWGICLVNFTLEEFKKLSEEEMATIDKICKEEANAFILFDPDIVKGLYRRGLVYFDVPVYPDDRFKVSKLEGFISNKEQSYEDPIEELLYAVFVVSSENATVAELASTLQADLSQLQAAASFVCRLGWATKVIDPSSVLQENTSVPPHGVSLADEEETSHRSSTSANVSTDGEAAQQGDVWGTENHGPRSSDTRVAFVVDANITSYLMMGSVSPGLKSHAVTLYEAGKLGHASIADLCKDLSTLEGAKFEGELQEFANHAFSLRCVLECLLSGGVATDNRFVKMADRMGVSASGYDESTMIVDTSLMDVSDQSAANETEVNINGTDNLESSQEDSVLDDSVVPETAGDDRSVTISEDGKPSSEVSKSDQNVQNDEKMIRMEVTDMGKGTFRKKKKYRLDILRCESLAALPKATLDRLFLRDYDIIVSMIPLPHSSVLPGRTGPIHFGPPSHSSMTPWMKLVLYSTVASGPVSVVLMKGQCLRLLPAPLAGCEKALVWSWDDSTIGGLGGKFEGNLVKGSVLLHCLNSLLKYSAVIVQPFSRYDLDGSGKVVTLDIPLPLKNSDGSVAHVRDELGLCVVERSKLNDLLTNLADQIQLWTVGYIRVLRLFKERDMDHFGPDKEIYEWVPLTVEFGMPLFNPKLCKSICERIVSSELLQSDSLTEHHDSMQSIRRMLREVCAEYQATGLAAKLLYQKEQQKDHPKDTKQSKKLMNYASGKWNPLLDPSSPISGMSSERQRLKLASRQRCRTEVLSFDGSILRAYALAPAYEVATRPVEDSTSATTTKVDSDETDSNEVILPGVNLIFDGAELHPFDIAACLQARQPISLIAEAAAASSSFAVK comes from the exons atgAACAAATGCCGGTCTAAG AAAATTATGTGGAAGCTCAACAAGTCGATTGCAAAAGAGTTGTTACCTACCCAACCTGTGGACTTCCAAATTGAACCTTGGTGGGGAATTTGTCTTGTTAACTTTACTCTAGAAGAGTTTAAG AAACTTTCAGAAGAAGAAATGGCAACAATAGATAAAATCTGCAAAGAAGAAGCTAATGCATTTATCCTGTTTGATCCTGACATTGTAAAAGGTCTTTATCGACGGGGGTTGGTCTATTTTGATGTTCCTGTCTATCCAGATGACCGGTTTAAAG TTTCTAAGCTAGAAGGATTCATTTCAAACAAGGAGCAGTCCTATGAGGATCCTATTGAGGA GTTGCTCTATGCAGTTTTTGTTGTATCAAGTGAGAATGCTACTGTTGCTGAACTGGCATCAACCTTACAAGCGGATCTTAGTCAACTGCAGGCTGCTGCATCTTTTGTTTGTCGCTTGGGATGGGCTACAAAAGTAATTGATCCTTCATCTGTGCTTCAAGAAAATACAAGCGTACCTCCCCATGGTGTCAGCCTTGCAGATGAAGAAGAAACTTCTCACCGTAGTTCAACCTCTGCAAATGTGTCCACCGATGGTGAGGCTGCTCAACAAGGAGATGTTTGGGGGACAGAAAACCACGGGCCTCGTTCTAGCGATACTAGGGTTGCTTTTGTTGTTGATGCTAATATAACATCTTATCTTATGATGGGCTCTGTTTCACCAG GATTGAAATCTCACGCTGTGACGCTATATGAAGCTGGGAAATTAGGCCATGCTAGCATCGCGGATCTTTGCAAAGACTTGAGCACATTGGAGGGAGCAAAATTTGAGGGGGAGTTGCAGGAATTTGCTAACCATGCATTTAGTCTTCGTTGTGTCCTGGAGTGTCTACTATCAGGTGGTGTTGCCACTGATAATAGATTTGTGAAAATGGCTGATAGAATGGGAGTGTCAGCTTCAGGTTATGATGAGTCTACCATGATAGTCGACACTTCACTGATGGATGTATCAGATCAATCTGCTGCTAATGAAACTGAAGTAAACATTAACGGTACCGATAATTTAGAATCATCACAGGAAGATTCTGTTCTGGATGACTCTGTTGTACCTGAAACTGCTGGTGATGACAGATCTGTTACCATATCAGAAGATGGCAAGCCCTCGAGTGAGGTTTCCAAGTCAGATCAGAATGTCCAGAATGATGAGAAAATGATACGGATGGAAGTGACTGACATGGGAAAAGGAACTTTCAGGAAGAAAAAGAAATACCGATTGGATATCCTCCGCTGTGAAAGCTTGGCTGCTTTGCCAAAGGCAACCTTAGATCGGTTATTTCTTCGTGACTATGATATTATTGTGTCTATGATTCCTCTTCCACATTCATCTGTTCTTCCTGGACGAACAGGTCCTATTCATTTTGGTCCTCCCTCTCACTCATCTATGACACCATGGATGAAATTGGTGCTATATTCAACGGTGGCCAGTGGACCCGTATCAGTTGTTCTGATGAAAGGACAATGTCTACGCTTGTTGCCTGCACCATTAGCTGGTTGTGAGAAAGCCCTTGTATGGTCTTGGGATGATTCAACAATTGGAGGCTTAGGTGGAAAGTTTGAAGGAAATTTAGTTAAGGGAAGCGTACTTTTACACTGTTTGAATTCTCTTCTCAAATATTCTGCTGTTATAGTGCAGCCCTTCAGCAGATATGATCTTGATGGTTCTGGAAAAGTTGTTACACTTGACATACCCTTGCCCCTTAAGAATTCTGATGGTTCAGTTGCTCATGTGAGGGATGAGCTAGGACTATGTGTGGTGGAACGTTCAAAATTAAATGATCTATTAACTAATTTGGCTGACCAGATACAGTTGTGGACAGTCGGTTACATTCGAGTGCTAAGACTATTTAAAGAAAGAGATATGGATCATTTTGGCCCGGATAAAGAGATATATGAATGGGTTCCATTGACTGTTGAATTTGGGATGCCACTTTTCAACCCTAAGTTATGCAAGAGTATATGTGAAAGGATTGTCTCGTCTGAGTTACTTCAATCAGACTCACTTACTGAGCATCATGATTCAATGCAAAGCATACGTAGAATGTTGCGTGAGGTTTGTGCAGAGTATCAGGCAACAGGTCTTGCGGCAAAACTTTTGTACCAAAAGGAGCAGCAAAAGGATCATCCGAAGGACACAAAACAATCAAAGAAACTCATGAACTATGCTAGTGGGAAGTGGAACCCACTGCTAGATCCTTCTTCTCCCATTTCTGGAATGTCTAGTGAGCGTCAAAGATTAAAACTTGCCAGTCGCCAGCGTTGTCGGACTGAAGTTTTGAGCTTTGATGGTAGCATTCTTAG AGCATATGCCCTAGCCCCTGCATATGAAGTTGCCACAAGACCTGTTGAAGATTCCACCTCAGCAACCACAACAAAAGTTGATTCTGATGAAACTGACAGCAACGAAGTAATCCTTCCTGGCGTGAACCTTATTTTTGATGGTGCTGAGTTGCATCCCTTTGATATAGCTGCTTGCCTGCAGGCTCGCCAGCCAATTTCCTTAATCGCAGAGGCAGCTGCAGCCTCCTCATCTTTTGCAGTTAAATAG